Proteins encoded together in one Camarhynchus parvulus chromosome 12, STF_HiC, whole genome shotgun sequence window:
- the KCTD6 gene encoding BTB/POZ domain-containing protein KCTD6: MDNGDWGYMMTDPVTLNVGGHMYTTSLTTLTRYPDSMLGAMFRGDFPTARDAQGNYFIDRDGPLFRYVLNFLRTSELTLPLDFKEFDLLRKEADFYQIEPLIQCLNDPKPLYPVDTFEEVVELSSTRKLSKYSNPVAVIITQLTITTKVHALLEGISNHFTKWNKHMMDTRDCQVSFTFGPCDYHQEVSLRVHLMEYITKQGFTIRNTRVHHMSERANENTVEHNWTFCRLARKTDD, encoded by the exons ATGGATAATGGAGACTGGGGATATATG ATGACTGATCCAGTCACGCTAAATGTGGGTGGACACATGTATACGACCTCCCTCACAACTCTAACGAGATATCCTGACTCAATGCTCGGGGCCATGTTCAGGGGAGACTTCCCCACTGCCAGGGACGCTCAGGGCAATTACTTTATTGACAGAGATGGACCACTTTTCCGTTATGTTCTTAACTTTTTAAGGACCTCAGAGCTCACTTTGCCACTGGACTTCAAGGAGTTTGACCTGCTCCGGAAGGAAGCAGACTTCTATCAGATTGAACCCTTGATTCAGTGTCTCAATGACCCCAAGCCGCTGTATCCTGTGGATACCTTTGAGGAGGTGGTGGAGCTGTCCAGCACCCGCAAGCTTTCCAAGTACTCCAACCCGGTGGCTGTGATCATCACGCAGCTCACCATCACCACCAAGGTCCATGCACTGCTGGAAGGCATTTCAAACCACTTCACCAAGTGGAACAAGCACATGATGGACACCAGGGACTGCCAGGTGTCCTTCACCTTTGGGCCGTGTGATTACCACCAGGAAGTGTCGCTGCGAGTCCATCTCATGGAGTACATCACCAAGCAAGGCTTCACCATCAGGAACACCAGGGTCCACCACATGAGCGAGCGTGCCAATGAAAACACAGTGGAGCATAACTGGACTTTCTGCAGACTGGCACGGAAAACAGATGACTGA